The genomic stretch atacgaatttcaaaaacttcatttcattgaataaaaattaatacattacaatgcgaattaaaaaaaagcgAACTCAACAACGGCGGTtgcgagcccacacttcttcgatcatgtcgttcatgagctgcgcatgatcctgttggttgcgcattgaggcctgtctagataggtctatggacttgctcagaggccgctgccgctgccgccTGGCGCTGCATCAACGCATAGCAATGCGTCATCGCCGTTTCAACGACTGCATTTAATGCTATATCTATGCTATTACTGGACTCATCAgaggaactagaactattggtgtcgtcgccggGATTCATATTGGTTGGATttgtgagagagaatatgtagaGGTATGCACAAATGAATGACAAACGCTCTTTAAATAGAAaaccaaaccgcgtgccatcgtccgcgacctatcgtccgtgtacgccacaatggggaggacgatggcgcggacgatgcctatcgtccgcggccatcgtccgtgtacgccacaatggggaggacgatggcgcggacgataggcatcgggcgcgccatcctccgcgcccttagtatcggccgcgacgatcgtccgcgacctatcgtccgtatccgcaatgggcgcggacgatcgatggcgcggacgatgcgcgccatcgggcgtgccatcgtccgcccattgcggatggccttagagAATGTTTAACTTATTTTCGTGATTTAGTTGAATTACGGAGTTTTGCATATTTCATTTAGATGACACAGAAACTCGGAAATGTGATTGCTATTTTATTATCATTTCAAAAACAGTGACAAAGAGTTACACTATTACATACAATTCAAGTCAGAAACTCTGAttgtatattttattcttaGATCATATCTAAACAGAGATAAACCACTCAGACAAACAGCAGTTTAAAAACTCAGCAATTACGAAAACGATTTACCGATGATAAAAATCATCCTTAGAACAGTCCCTCCACGGCATTCTCTTTGGCTGctgcagtggcggatccagaattTTCAATTCGGGGGTACGATATATAATTTTCGTAACTCAGAACTTCAAAATCTGATGTTAGCATAAATTAAGCTTAACATAATATACCTTAATGCttgaattcaaaatatataaCAATTGACATAATGTTTATTGAATAGAAGAGAAAATGTACTATGtcaatttatttcaatttttataaattttaaaaataaaatatttatttaaaacacTACAGTACTAAGGTAATGTTTATTGTAGatgaaaatatatatgaattttataaataaaaaataaaagtggacGGAGGAAGCACGAAATATATAATATTCCTACTAGACCAGGGTAATGTTTATATATTGTATAGAAGTATGGAGTATATGTTGTCATTTAACTACAATATTCTAggaaaaataatcaaaatgaaGTAACAAAATAGTAATAATGAAGAAACCGTTGTCATTTAACTACAATATTCTAGGAAAAATAAccaaaatgaagtaaaaaaaatagtaataatgaATATATAATATTCCTACTAGACCAGGGTAATAATGTTTATATATTGTATAGAAGAGTATGGAGTATATGTTGTCATTTAACTACAATATTCTAggaaaaataatcaaaatgaaGTAACAAAATAGTAATAATGAAGAAACCGTTGTCATTTAACTACAATATTAtaggaaaaataattaaaaaaaaatagtaataatgaAGAAACCGCCCTCAATAAtcaaaatgaagtaaaaaaaaaagtaataatgAAGAAACCTCATTTAACTACAATATTAtaggaaaaataattaaaaaaaatagtaataatgaAGAAACCGCCCTCAATAAtcaaaatgaagtaaaaaaaaaagtaataatgAAGAAACCGCCGCTGAGGGGAATCGAACACGAGCATCCAGTTACATTAATGGAGCGAATTACCGTTGCACTACTACCATTACATAGTATCAaccacaactatatatataattatcatgaAATTTGGGGGTACAATGGTACCCTTCTTCCAATGTGGCTCCGCCACTGGGTTGCTGATAGGCACGCTCAGGTGCGGCTGGCGGAGCATCCAAATCACTGTTTACCACCGGCCGAGaattggcggcggcggcggcggtcaTTGCATAGGCGGCCGAGATTTCCTCTCAGAGCAGACTCTGGAAGCAGAGCGGTAGATCTCTGAGAGGCTGGTTGCGGAGTCGGCGTGGCGGATCTGGCAGCAGGAGTCGGCGTGGCGGATCTGGCAGCAGTGGCAGAGACTAGAATTGGAGACTTCGCAGCAGCAGAGGTCGGCGACTTCGGCGGAGGAGAAGCAGACTTCGGCGGAGGAGAAGCAGACTTCGGAATCGGAGAGGTCGGCGACATCGGCGGAGTAGGAGCAACGATCGCCGACTTCGGAATCGGAGAGGTCGGCGACATCGGCGGAGTAGGAGCAGCGATCGCCGACTTCAGAATCGGAGAGGTCGGCGACTTCGGCGGAGGGGGAGCAGAGGTTGGCGAGGGCAGAGGTGAGAGGTGATTTCGGAGGCATTTTTTCAACTTCGAGTAGGAGCAAAAGTGAGAGATGTTGGTGGAAGAGAGGAGggaatgtatatatataggcaaCGATCGGGCAAGCATTTCACGTCTTCGAAGCATGGCTTGCATTGTTTAGAGAGAGATACAAACGCGTGAGAGATATAGATACAGAGTTTATAAACCTTTATAGGTTTATCCCATACTCCgtcccgacatcatgtgagggggttcaatcagggtacgcagtagcccgttaaggggaaGGCCTTAACCCAGTGGCTGCCAGAAGctcatctcccaaggcctcacacttgtgcctgagcgtagcccgttaaggggaggccttaacccactggctgccagaagcccatctcccaaggcctcacacttgtgcctgagagatggaagcaactacacgacagcagtggAATTCAGAAGctcatctcccaaggcctcacacttgtgcctgagcgtagcccgttaaggggaggccttaacccactggctgccagaagcccatctcccaaggcctcacacttgtgcctgagagatggaagcaactacacgacagcagtggAATTCGAgcgtagcccgttaaggggaggccttaacccactggctgccagaagcccatctcccaaggcctcacacttgtgcctgagagatggaagcaactacacgacagcagtggAATTCAAACtcaggctcattgcagcaagatctgcccctccgttgccaactgcgctacgcccctgcgggcaAATAAATCTGTTATCTtactaatagtagtagtagtaccaAAAGTCCAAATTACTACCgattactattttttattaataaattcaatagctttaaaattatttttatttctttcttactttactaattatacattaataccatatcaaatcaaatggagtattatttatatttttgaaggacataaaaaatagtactatctACATAGCTTGAATTTATTTTAGGTTTCATATGTTTTATTTTCCTGTTGCTCGTATTTCTTTAACTAGTTTTGTTGTTCACCATTTTTATTTGAGGAGTTTGATATTTTTCTCTTTCGCCAAAAAATATCCCTGCCATTTTTAAGTTGTACTCCCTCGTCCgcaataggagtctcatttcttttcagcacgtattttaaaaaatattaaaaagtgaGTAGAAGAAAGTTATTGGAATATATGtcctacatatatatattattattaaataatatgtaggtgaaataagttagtggaatgttgaGTCTCTTTACTATAGTAATTATGAATCGAGGCTCCTATTCGTGAACGGACCAAcatggaaaaatgagactcctattcccGGACAGGAGGGAGTAATGTTTTGCCAACATTCAATACTTTCaaacgattttttttatttgaaaatatattttcatgtaGAATGCATTTATTTTAGATTCAAAGGGCTGGACAATTTTAGGGATTTTGAAGAATTAGAATAAATTGTAAACTCATACTTTCTTCGTTTCATATTAGTGaagttattttgtcatttacgttccatagtagtggagtacttttctattttagtaacattttttttctctcttactttattttttcttcatttctctaccttttttttcctgctttatttttcaattacttaactcacttaacacaatttttcttaaatcacgtaTCGAAAAGAAACTCCTCCACTACCGCGGGATAGAGTTCGTGTGTTTTAATTGAGCATCTCGTTATTTATTGGGCATGAATTGACAAAACTGGTATATATGGCCGGTGATAGacctataattttttttttggggatTTAATTTAAACTAATCATATTAACATTGAAAATATATAACAATTTTGCAAATAAAAGCTAAAAgccaaaaaccaaaaatatacTGTATTAAAAATGATACTAACAATAATACTGTGTGATTTATACGATATCATCAACGCAAAATTAAAAATGTGATCAAGTAGTAAATTATGAGACCAATAACTAATGAATTAATTATGAGAATAgaaaaaaagatttaattacTAGATAATAAATTAAGAACTAAGAATCAAATTAAGTGTGAGAAATACAAAAAAACACAAATCACATGAATGGCAAAGCAGCGCTGCCTACCATTAGCCAGACATACCAATTTATGTATTCTTATATGAATACGGAATATATAGTTGGGATCCCAAGGAGGCCATGCCCGTTCACAATTGAGCCGTCAAGGCACAACTACAAAAATTCTTCCAAAGCTATAAAAACGTTCACAATTGAGCCGTCAAGGCACAACTACAAAAATTCTTCCAAAGCTATAAAAACTTGGGATCCCAactattgaaaaaaaaaaattctttcaaAGCTATAAAAACTTGTCCAGCCTAATAACAATCACGCCACAActacaaatcacattattttttcaattattggtatattttatttggattaaaagaaaaattatcGGACGAAAATAAttggaaaaaaattatttttaaaaaaatataaccaaATATTcgatatattataaatattgaaaatttataCAACGAAACTCAAAACAACAACACCGCCGCTCATATCCCGACGTGCCCGCTCCCCTACGTACCCATATCTCTTCAACCAAATCGGCCTGGAGCTGGATATGTCTTGCTTCCCTACGCATATTGGTGAAAGCTTGGAGCAAGTAATCATTACTACGTGTTACACCCATTTGCAAGGGCGCAgtggcaacaccgtgacttgaaCTAGCACCATCGTCCGATGCCCAACGCTCTGCAGCCGATCCTTCATCATCTATTATAATCATGTTATGCAATAGtatgatacatgcatatatGATATCAGCGTCGTTTTCGTGCCAATCTCgtgccgggcaccgtataatgccCCATCACGcttggaatgatgtgaaaaaaatgagatgaataggttgtatttatagaaataaattaaaaaaaaaaaacatcggCGGCGCCGTGGCTCTCGGCAGTCTGCAATAGACCGCGGCGGTCCCGTCCACCCCACCACTTCCATGCCGCAAATGCGGCTCCCACCCGGCCAGCTATAGTCCGCCGTGGCCTCCCTATTGTAGACACTCTAATGGGTATACATCGATCCATTTATTAATGATGTCATAGTTTTTCTATAGACATGTTATTTTTAGTTTGGTTGGATATGTTACTTGCACTAAGGTTTTGAGAACTAGTTTTGTTTGTATTGTTTCTGAATTGATGTGCTGCTCACTGGAGTAGTAATTTAGGCATATACCGCATGCATCAATTAACGTGGTGAGATTGAAAATCATCAAACATATTGTAATCTTTGCAATGTGTAGGTAAGTCGAGGAGAAAAGTTTTTTAAAGCCAGGAAAACCGAAGAGAGATAAGCAATAGTAGCAATAGCAATAGCAATAGCAATAGCAATAGCAATAGCAATATCAATATAGAATACGAATGGAATTTTGTATAGTCACAATCATATTCAACCAAATAAAAATACATGGAGCTAAATACTTGATCGTTTCCCAGTCCATTTAGCCCAATGCAATCTGCATGGCTATGCCAACAAGTTCGCACGAAGCAGAGAAGAAAATATAAAGCCGATATAAGAGACAGATAGCTAACTTTGGATTAACAAACTCCTTGATAGAACGAAAAGGTAAACTATAGCCATTAGTAAAAACCACATGATTTCATGACTCATCACACTAACACAGCTAGATCATCTGAAATAGTATAACAAGGTATGTGTTAATAGTTTCGGGCGAtttatatacttaatttatattGCCTGGAAATGGAGAATATCCTGTTTCATTGATCACCATTGACCTCCCTGACAAAAAATTATGCTTTAATGTGTCAATAGAATGCTATATATGACAGTTGTCAAATAATGTTATTGTAGCAATCAAGATTATGTTATGGCATTACATTCTCATAAAAACAGCGTATAAGGGTGCACGAAGAAATCTGTTATGATTAATGCTCAAGAAAAATCTGGAATTAAATGTTAGAAGCATGAAAAGTAGACAATGTGTTTCTATCTCTTTGGAGGGAATAGTGGATGATGTGTTACAGTGCATGGTAATTAGTAGGAGTAACTGGTGAGACGCAAgcaatgtgatttttttttactttatatacTAGTATCACCCTACATGATGATCATACAAAATCAAAAAGAGTGTACCATCTTTATGAGTGAGCTTAGTAATTCCTCCAATAGCTTCCTTGGCTTTCCTGGGAACTGCAAGATAGTTAACATGGGACTCTTTGATGGGCACTGACACCCAATGCAGATGGAACTTGCCTGTAATGTAAGATCAGGAAAAGTGAACAAATTAAACAGGAAAATagacattttcataaaaatatgcacAACAACAAGACTAAATAGCTTCAACTAAACCTTGAAAAGAAGACCATTAGTATCTTGGAAAAATAAAACCCATTTTCATCCAGTAGCATGCATGGAATGTAGAACAGGGGATGAATCATAAATTAAGATTAGAAGACGATAGTGAAAAAATCATTATCAAATTCATGTGTATACCATTCTTTAAGAAGACCAGTTGAATAGAGAAGTGAATGAACATCACCATGACCATGAGGCTTTGCCTGTAGAAGAGTTGGACAATATTCCAATAACAGTTACATTTCTGAAATAATCCAATACATTattttggttcataagattcaTATGCAAAAGGCACCTGAATTTTGAACATGACATTTGATCCACAGCCACCCTAGCATCATTATCATCTTAAAAAGCAACTTTCTCCTGGAATATCCAAAGGAAACGATGAAGTATAGAAGTTAATTTTGAAACTGTTGATACTTCACTAAATTATAGTAGATAATTTGCAGAAAATCACCTGCTTTACCATTTTTACTTGTGAGGGCTTCATCCCAAAATAAGCATTCTCCTCTAAAAGCTTTGTGGTACGTGAATGCGTATCATCAGACGTCAGCATGAGAAAAAATCAGGTGAATACGATATGAAGCGAGTACATCCACTCTCAGCCTTAACCATGCATATTAGAATATGCCCAGGCAACGGCAGATTATAGATACTGAACAACATTCCATAAGTAGGAGGATAACAAAGAGATCAACCCTGAAGGTTATTAACCAAGTTAGATGAAATACTTcacaatatatataaatagcGAACAATCAACATAATTAAATAAGCACATATTACGGTAGGTAAACCATGATCGAATGGCCTATGGAAGGAAAGTTGAATCAGGAAATTGGCATAATTCTTATGTTGATATATGGATACTGAAAACCTTCCTTGAATATATACACCTTTGCCTATGCAAAATTTCAACACTTCACTCAATTCAGAGACAACTGAATCACATACATAACCTGCACCACTCAAATGGTAGCAATGAAATTGTAAAGTCCAATACCATTTGAAATATTGAGACTCAGAGAAGGATTCATCACTGCCCCGACCCCTTAACAAAGGCCTGCAACATCACAACCCAAATCATGTCAGAAAACAACGAATCAATCATCGAAACCACATTACCCGAACCCGGCGAGTTTACTGTGAATCAGAAAAGTGATAGTCCCTCAGTAGAATCCGCGTACGCCATGATTAGGCGTGAAGAAGCTCGGTCATCTGTGTCTCGACCGGAGACCGCGGAGGATACATCACCGGGAATTGGAATGGGGCAGAGGGCGGTCGTAGAACCCAACCCCTCACCAAGGCAgatgcagcggcggcagcaCCTGGTTTGGACCAGAAGCGCCGCCAAGCCGAAGCCGCCTCCTCAATGGAATAAAGAGAGCAGGCGTGATCGGAGGCTTGAATCGGAGTCGGCGAGGCAGAGATCGGAGCAGGATAGACCACAGGCCGCCGTCGAGCCGGCCGCGACATCTCGAGGTGGCCTGAGCAGCAACACCGTCGCCTGACATTTGCAGAGGGAAGGGAGGTATATTAGGGTTTGAGAGCAATTTGCAATCCAGACCCGTTACTTTACATGAATTACAGTCCATACCCCATGTTTTGCAAAATGAcccttttatatttatatatactcaTGAGTTTATATTGTTACTAGTGTTGCATTGTGTCGTGCCCTTCCAATTGAAATCAATTCTGTCGTTCATATCACACCCACAATAACTCTTGTTCAAAATGCACATATTAATGATCTACTAGAATAATCTACAAATAATTCCCCTCTTTAAACTGAGATGGATCGATTTCTATGCAACTTCTTTCCCCTCTCAACCTATATTCTATGTTGGGATTGGCATTTTTCTGGCTATGTAATTTTTTGGGTATGgatatttaaaaaatgtattGAACGTAACGTATGAATGCAGATGTCACTATTTTGCATTTTCGACTTgtccatttcctttttttaaaatataaaattactaTGTCACTATCACGTGCTCATTTTAGTAAAGCTTTGCTATCTCGCTCACATATTAACCAATTAATCCACATCTAAAGTAAATAATTAACGAAATAAGGTTGAAAACATAAAGTCAACTTTCAATGactttgcaaaatctgcaaaCAAGAATACATAATGTAAAATTATGTCGGTATAGAAAGGAATTCATGATATGTACTAAGAGGTTTGTAACTGTTTATACCTGTATATCATCGTTAAAGACTAAGTGAGTGGTGCCGTACTTGGCCaagagctcaaaggcattatgGTTGGCAAAATCTTCAAACTGCAATTACAAGCTCAGCGACTTTAGATGGAAAATTATCCGCAAATGAGGATACACATTCTTAAGAATTACTATTTGCTAACCTGTACAAGAACTTTTTCACCATAATTTTGCTTCACAGCAGTCATGAACTCTTCCAGAAGGTCATAATATTCCTGGACAGAAGAAAATCTATATAATCAAATTATGTCCAAAGATAAATTGGATAAGACTGATTCAAGCAGAGGGAACCACAGTCGCCCGTCTTTGTTTGAGGCCAATGTAGAATTCATCATTCAGTAGCGTCTCATTGTTTGTTCCAACATCAATTGTTATTGGCAAACACTATAAAAATGGTAGGTAAATCATAATACTGTTGGAGCTGCTATTGAGCACTCAATTCAATTTTTATAATCGAAGTTCTATTCGAACAGTTTTGCTAGATGGCTAAAACTATGAGCATAACATAGAAGTGATTTGTGGGGGCTCACCGCAGAAGGCCTGACACCTCCTAGAGCAGTGTATAACACCAATTTCCCCACCGGTATTCCCATTCCCTGCATTAAACATAGATGTTATGATCAAGTAAGCATAAGCATCCTCGCATAAAACAACTCAGTACAAAACCATATATTTTTATGCAATAAAAGTGGAGCATAAGAGAGAGTCAGAGGAGATCACCAAGTCCCAAAATCCTCTCACCATCAGTGACGACAATGACTTGAATTGACCTCTCGGGCCAGTTCCTAAGGACGTCGAGTATCTTCCCCCTGCACCACCCAGCCTTGCCAAGTCAAAACTAGAACAATAATATCTTGAGCGTATAGATTTATACAGTGCAAATAAGAAGGCATACTTTTCCTTTAAACTTATATATAAACCCTGAGGCCTCCTAAAGATACTTCCATATTTTTGGCACGCCTCGCCAACTTACACAACTGGGAGTAGCTCCTCCACATTATCAATGAGAAGCTTGTAGAAAAATCTCTCGTTCCTCTCCTGTAAAGAACAAAAATTCGTACTCAATAAATGACGGGATTTTACATCCACTCCTAATCGCATTCTTCTTAAAACAAATCTTATGACTAATCACCTATCTGAAGTCAACTGAGAGTAAATCACACAAATTATAACTAAATCACAAGAGTAAAAGTTCAGTATAACTAGTAGATCATAACTAAACATTAAAAGACAGCAGCTTGAATAATTTGAAGTACCTCGAGCTCCATCATGGCCATGTACTTGTGCAGGGGAAGCTGATACTGGCGAATGCTATGCATCAACTTTTTCTCCTGCATCACAATGCAAAAAAGATAAGGAAAAATCATATCAGGATTTTCGCAGTTAATCAACAAACCTGAAGCTCTTGGGAGATAACAACGGGAGGCAGAAGACCGCGTAAGTAATGTGCATCTCTCTCCTTCTCAGTGAATGCAAGCCCCTTGTTATGATGAGGATCTCTCAGCAGACTATACCCACTGCTCACACAATCAAGTAAACACTAGTAATTCTTAGCCTCAATATTAACTAAAATCAAGATCAAACTAGCTAGCAAGCATTTACTCAATATGACTATATTTTTCCAGCATTGATCCGACATTAAGATAATTAAAGTAGGTGTTGTCTCAACTAAGTATACCCACTGCTCACACAATCAAGATAAGTACCAATAACTTAGCCTTAATATCAACTAAATCAAGATCAAACTAGCAAGTATTTACTCAATGCAACTATATTTTCCAGCATGGATCCAACATGAACAAAGTATACCACCACTCACACAATCAACATAAATACTTATAGTAATAGCATAGCATAGCATCAATATCAACTAAATGAAGATCAAACTAGCAAGTCTACAATCTTCAGCATTGAGTGAACAATAagacatttaaattaaaatcaacGGTGCAGCTAAACACATTTAATTAGTTACAGAGTTCCAGTTGATCATTGTCAGCTCAATCATGAAGCATCGAAGTTTCGCATCAAATATGTTCGAATGCATAAGCAGAGTGACGTAACCTGGCGACGGAGACGGTCCAGGGAGTGACGAGCTGATCCTGGGAGGCGCGATCTTGTCATGAGAAGCAGTTGGCATGGTTAGTATGAGAAAAGTAGGTGACTCTATTTTAAATTGATAGAGAGACACATCAAGATTCGCTTTAATCTCTTATGCATTGCTCCGACGAAATTCCAACTCATGGGATAGCAATTTGCATCATGATTTTATGTGATTTCTCTATTTTAACCGTGTTGCATTGCATTGCATTGCATTGCAAGGCAGTTAGTTTACCAGACATAGAGCAACCATGAGATATGAAGTTATAATTGAGCATCAACAGAATCACTTTTTAGTTgtcatattaatattttatattttgtccATAACACCAATAAGTTTAGCATAAAATTTTAGCTACAACTTATGTATGGAAATTAGGTGTGAAAAGGTATACTATATTGTTTCCAAAATATTAGTATCTCGTTTGCCATATCAAAGTATCAGAAATTTAGGTATGGGAAAATATTATACTAGAATTTTCCATATATCGAAATTTTAGTATAGAGCATTTTCAATATCGTTATTGTAGCATATTTTCAATACGTTGAACCAATATATTGTATATCATACGTTATGATGTACCAAATTTTGAAACAATATATACTACTTATATTGATATCGATATATACATGGTATACAGAATTTCAAAGTACCAagctatatgaaaattttatgcCATTATCGTGTTGAAATACTTCGATAAGGTGTTTTACCATACCGAAAATCATGATATTacaaaaatatgatattttcagtATTTTTGGTACGATAAGTCGGTTATATTGATATTTCGATGGTTTTTTTCTATCCCCATtgaaaaacaaaagtgaaggcaaaataagaaaatttaaaGATTCCATCCAAATCTTGAAAAATGCAAGAAAAAGTagtcataaaataaaaatattgtagtACTCCGTATATCTCAAAAAGACCAAACTATTACTACATGTATCACATTATACCAACTCAAAAAATACCAAGATGCATTGTTAAGCCCAAAATGAATTTAATGTATGAACCCCCATAATTGAACCCATGAGCCCAATACTTTGCCATTAATGTCAAGGCCTTTTGAATTAGTTGGG from Salvia splendens isolate huo1 chromosome 4, SspV2, whole genome shotgun sequence encodes the following:
- the LOC121800088 gene encoding UDP-sugar pyrophosphorylase 1-like → MSCSKFRQSLMVMVMFIHFSIQLVFLKNGKFHLHWVSVPIKESHVNYLAVPRKAKEAIGGITKLTHKDGRSMVINETGYSPFPGNIN